The genomic region GTAGCGAATTCGTGTTTGCCAGAAGACGACAGTAGGTGAGTCAGATTAACCGACGCGGGAGGTGATATCACGAATCTGTTGATTATGTTTTTGTGCCCGCCGAGGAGCGGAGGCACATTCCGACCTCCGTCAAATGATAGCTGAGGACTATCTCACCACGATCCTTGAGGAAGCCGAGCACGTCGCCGAGCAGCACGACCAGGTCGCAACGGCGGACAGCCAAGCCCGCGAGTGGCTTCGATACGCCGTCCTCCGGATACTCGAGGGGCAGGCAGACCACCTCCCGACGAACTGGACGCCGATCGACGGCGTCACGGTCGGCTACGACACCGACAACGCGATGTTCGACAGCTGGGGCTCCAGCGAAGACTGGTGGGAGACCGTCCCGCCGCAGGAGGCGTGTACCCGCTTCCGGTTTTCCCGGACGGTCACCAGACGGTTTCCCGTGACATCGTCGACGTGATGGCCGCGCTCGGGGGCTGTCGAGTCTGGACTAGGAGCGCATCCGCGTGCGGATCCTACGACCATTGCGAGCGCCGCGAGGTCCACTACCTGTGGTCGGAAGGTCATCCGGTGGAGGAAGTGCTCCACGAGCGGCTCAGTGGCCCTGCAGAAGCCGTCGCTCCGGACGGTGACCGAACGGGCGACGTTCGCGACCGACTGGTCGTCGACGAGAACGCAAAGTCACAGGACGATCTTGAGCCCCGCACGGCGCGTGCCGTCGCCGAAGCGATGGACGTCTCGCTCCTCTCAAAGGGTGGCCGCTACGAGGTGCAGTCCGCGTCCGACAACAGGTACGAAGTCGACATCATCGACGAATCGTGCACCTGTCCCGACTGGCAGCAACGTTTACCCGAAGACGGCTGCAAGCACCTGCGCTGCGTCGATCACGAGATCAAACGGGGCCGCGTTCCCCGACCAGACGGTCGACTCCCAACGGTCCCAGGGTAGATCATAATCCTCTTCGTCGGGATCACTCTTCTGGTACTGGGTAGTGTGGCGGCACACTAGGATTTTCACGACCGGTCACCTACCGTGAGGTATGAGCAGCGACAGAATCGACGCCGAAAGCAAGGTGTCTGGAAACCAGGCAAACATCTCCGCCCGAATTCGCCGGGAACTCGATATCGACGATGGCGATCAGCTCCGTTGGCATCTCGAGGACGATGGGAGCATTCGGGTCCACGTGATCCAACAACAAACCGGCACGTTCGCCGATTTTGACGGCTACGCTGGTGAGGAGTCGACCGA from Haloquadratum walsbyi C23 harbors:
- a CDS encoding AbrB/MazE/SpoVT family DNA-binding domain-containing protein, whose product is MSSDRIDAESKVSGNQANISARIRRELDIDDGDQLRWHLEDDGSIRVHVIQQQTGTFADFDGYAGEESTDVTSDHNAWGVDVG